The following nucleotide sequence is from Trifolium pratense cultivar HEN17-A07 linkage group LG2, ARS_RC_1.1, whole genome shotgun sequence.
attcccacggaaggcaaaaactccactagagaggggggtggagaagatcgtgaggtgacaaccgggattgcctactaaatacgtagaaaaggggTCCGGACTGTTACAAGAGTACCTACTTTTTTTAAGTATTGGTACTCATTAGGTATTTCATTGGAGGAAAACAAAATCGACACCACTTCTATGATAAACCTCTTCATTATAATAGGAGTACTTTTTTTGTGAAACACATTTATAATGATATAGAATTATCGGTAGACTATTTATTAAATATAgtaattaatactattattgtaaaaattataaacaagcAATGTGTGCCAATAAGTATCCAACAATGAAGAGTTTCattgtgaatgattttttttttttgaagaagctaaaatgTCATTGTGAATGATCTTACATTTTCTAGAATAAATTTGTGTGCGTTTGtttgaacttaaaaaaatatagaaattattttttaatttttttaaaaaatttaatactacTTTTCGTTTTCtaatatcataaaaattattttcttaaaatgtgaAACTCCTACATATAAGTTCCttagcttatttttttaaaaatagattctACAAAAGTTACTAGTATttgtgtaaaaaataaattattagaattaacttttcattttgaagttaaaaataatattttttttccaaaataatatttaaaaaattataacagacactattaaaattataaaatatatatatatatttatttttttaaaaaaaaagtctttaaaaaatCCCAAACATACAAACATACCCTCTGTCATTTTGACACCAACACAAAACCCACACGAGTGACTGACGGCGAAGGCAGCAGCAAAACAAAGTGAGAAGATTATCTCATTCTCGTTAGACAACTTTACTTACCCAACCAATCAGCAATTCATTAGATTCTTATTCTCATTCTGATTCAGCAATTCATTAGGTTCTTTCTATTCCACATTTCTACTATATACTGTACATTTTTTCAGTAGAACAAATCAACAACTTTGTAGATTAGATGGAAAACAACAGTATCATCTCGGAGCAAACAGTGCAAGATGGAAAACTCTACAGACACCTCAATTCTCTAATTGTCTCTCATCTTCGTCACAACAATCTAACTCAGGTTAGatattccttttctttttttttttcttcaaaaatattcttcattttttatattaaataaaatgttattttttcatttcaGGCTGCAACTGCTGTTGCTTCAGCAACTATGACACCATTGAATGTTGAAGCCCCGCCCAATAAGCTTCTTGACTTGGTTGCTAAGGTTCTTGCTTCTACAAACCCcctaatttcatattttgtttatGGTCTAAATATGATATTAGTTTCTGCAATAACAATGTATTTTGGTTTTAGTTCcagtaatttattttgtttggattcCGCCCTTACAATTTCAAAAATAGTAGTTGTTAGTTCCTAAAATTGCCTTATTGGGCCATGTGGCGCCACCTGTCATGACTATATTGGGCCACATATGACATCAAGGAgtctatgtttggtatcacgttAGAAAATCACTATGGATCACTGTGATTCTGACATACACACCGTCATACCAAACATACAAAAGCaacaatttttgaatttgtagGGACTAAATCTAAACAAAAAAACTTACAggactaaaaacaaatatatatatatatatatatatatatatatatatatatatatatatatatatattggtttttcaccaccagtttaatctggtttgtgggtcagttctggcatcaagtggttccagcccctcccgatcgcagttgcgggggatcgaaccgtggtcctccctaccaagttcagtgcCAAtaaccactgaaccaactaacgattgggtAAAAAAAACTCTATATTTACAAGGACTAAAATGATATTTAAACCTTTATTTATTGACTATAGTgatggataaataaattttgtcccTAAAAATGTAGTCTAGTTATTGTAATGCTCAAATGTCTGTCATGTTAAACGCTATCTATGAAGGCTAGAGATGCTCCAAAATATGAAATGGGTGGGTGTTGTACCTGAAGTGTGTGCAAACTCATCACTAGTCATCAGTTTTCCGAGTCTGCAGTTTTTGCCGTTCTAACTTCCTCCAAGAGCGTGAAACCCCTTGAAACTCAAAATTTTATCGTTCCAGTTGTCTTCGCGTGCACCCGGATGTTATTTCTGCATGCGAAGTTAGTCACACTACATTGTCCTCAATGTATAGAACATAGCAATGCAGTCAACAATAAAATAagacaagaaaaatgaaatgagtAGGGAAAGAAACATTCTTGTCAATTAATGTAGATGGCCCCTTGTAGGTGGATATCTTCCACCATGTCCTCTGTCACCGAGACTCTGCGGATACTTTCAGACACATGTTccaaaagtatttttttattgttttttatgaatatttctTGGATACTTCCTATATTTCCCGAGTCCTGGTACTCCTTGGACATCGACAATTTTTTTGTAGTCCCTGTTTTGAGTTCTCCTAAAGATTCTTTTGTTGATATCAAGTCATTTGAGTTAGATTTTATGTTAGAGACAAAACTCTAAAGTTTTTGCTTGGAATATAAGTATCTTTTTGTAAATTGTGGATATTGTGATTGTATTTTTTTGATGAATGcttatgtttttttctttgcaAGTATTTTACATGTATATGATTTTGTTAATGTATCCAGGTCTCGTAGTATCCtgaatttcaaaaatttctcaTATCCTCTTATCACTATCATACTAGGTACCTAGGGACTATAGTGGTTTTTTTCTGTTTGCATTTTTAGGGACTAATGTGTCTTGCGGGAAAGCTAATCAAATATAAACTTGGGAGTTTACTCCTTTCTTTTGTGTAATCTAAACTTTCCCTTTAATGTGAGCATGAGGAAGTATTTTGTTCTAAAGAAATAACAGGGTCTTGCAGCGGAAAAGGATGACGTGTCAAGAGGGACTTCATCTTCTCCCTTTCAAGATTTGGGTGCATCATTACCCTTGCCTCGTCCCGGTGCAACAGCCATTGATTTTAGGCAAATTTTCTACACTTGTTCTACTGTTTTGGTTGATCACCTTTTGCATTTGAATTGAATGGAACAATGTTTAATTCCTTGTTCAGAGAAATGCTTGATATTATGTTGTTACTTGTTGCTACCACCATTGCCAGTTATGGTGTTTCATAATTACTGTTATATGTTTTTTGAATAGAAAACTGAGGAATGGTTAGCATATGGTTCCATAGCCATTGTGGAAAATTATTGCTTTTGGTTTAATTCAGTATTTTCTGTcctatatttttaaaacttatAAGGGAAAAGCAGTTCAAgcttatctattttattttcaagtgAGTATGTAACAGTTCAACCAAGACTAACATTCACTTCTATTAATTGGAAATGAATAAAGTGAAAGTTAGCACGTATGTTTTTAGGATGCAGGGATATGCCGTTGTTGTGTTTCTCTTacctgtttttattttttggttgtgGAAATGAATGATTTAAGGAAAGCAGGATTGCATATTTGATCCCATCTTTAAGATTAACATAGAGTTACAAAATGATATTTTGCATTCATCATCAAACATAATTTATCTCATGCTACTTGGAATACTCTTTTAAGTTTCCTTCATTCTCATATAGAATATTTGACAGGGTTCCTATCTAGGGATCCTATCCAATTTGCTATATAGGGATAATGTTAAGTCATCAATTGTTCATTGGTGATAATGCTCTCAACGGCAACTCTGTATTTTGGTGTAACAGCTCTTTGCCAGATTTAAAAGGTTCGTCAAAAGGTTTCCCAAAGCACGAGACACGACACCTTTCAGAACACAAGGTATGCAATATGCTTTAATAATTTCAACATATCTTGCATTATAATTTCAAAATACCATGCAAACCTTACGAATGAGCAGTTActttttgttgattttggaaCTGATTGGCTTAATTTCTAGAATGTTGCCAGATGTGCTAGGTTTAGCCCTGACGGAAGGTTTGTTGCCACTGGAAGTGCAGATACATCAATAAAGCTATTTGAGGTgctaatttattatttagaaTAAATGTATTGCTCTTTCTTGACACAACTTTCAAACTTATGCTTCAATTTATTTGGCAGGTTTCAAAAATCAAGCAAATGTTGCTACCAGATGCAAAGGATGGTCCTGTGCGGTCTGTTGTAAAAACATATTATGACCATATACAAGTATATTGCACTTTTCCAAGTTCTATTGAGTTTCTCGTGCGAAATTGTTTCCTCTATTGCATAGTTTGATATTTCTGTATGATTTTAAACTAATAATTGTCTTTTTCAACTATTGTTGACAATGACCTGGCTTCACGATAGCTTTTAATTTCTAAGGTGTCAAATAGATAATTTCCCTTAGTTCGAAAATATTACATATTGTTAGTATTCATTTAAAATCTAATAATATTGGAAGTTTTATGGTTACTGGATTTGGAGACTTTTAGTTAGCATACTGAAAAGCGGAGCGTCAGTTTACAAATGACTAAAATTGTATGGGTTTTATTCTTCATCTATATTTCACCAGACCTACGGAAGCTCATAGTTCAAAATTATCGTTGTTGTGATAAATTTACATTAGCAGCCTAACATAATATGTGAATATCAACGTGCCAACTTCTATTTGTCTGTGCTGTTGTGGAGTTTGTTTTTACATGTATTACACTTGCTCTAATACTGACGAGGTTTGGcaggtttttgtttttacatatcCTATTATGCTTTTATGTGGTGAAATGTTTGGcaggtttttgtttttacatatcCTATTATGCTTTTATGTGGTGAAATGTAAAGCTTATAAAATGATTCTGAGAAACTTTCGTCATATATCT
It contains:
- the LOC123905502 gene encoding cleavage stimulation factor subunit 50 isoform X3 — its product is MENNSIISEQTVQDGKLYRHLNSLIVSHLRHNNLTQAATAVASATMTPLNVEAPPNKLLDLVAKGLAAEKDDVSRGTSSSPFQDLGASLPLPRPGATAIDFSSLPDLKGSSKGFPKHETRHLSEHKNVARCARFSPDGRFVATGSADTSIKLFEVSKIKQMLLPDAKDGPVRSVVKTYYDHIQPVNDLDFHPQGTILVSGAKDQTIKFFDVSKTNAKRSYRVIQDTHNVRSVSFHPSGDFLLAGTDHAIPHLYDINTFQCYLSANVPDNSPNGAINQVRYSCTGAMYVTASKDGAIRLWDGITANCVRSITAAHGTAEATSAIFTRDQSKITNSLSSIGKKNRREKLRLI